The DNA window AATTCATCAATAGCGATATCATCATCGGGAGATAACCACTCAAAGGCAAACATATCTGTTGCTTTTTCAGTTGCGGAATCTTTCTTGTCTCCTGATTCCGGCGTCCCATAAACTGAAAAAATAGAGTCCACGCCAAATAATACACCTCCAGGAATAGCTGTAGTTGAAGAATCCGTACCGGATAGTATGCCTAAGTGGGGTTTAACCTCATCTTTAGCTATTAGGTTCCAAGCCTCTAAGATTTCCCGTGAAGGTTCCCAGTTTGTATCAAAAATAAATATCGGCTGAAGATGCCGGACAATACTCCTATCATCTTCTTTCTCTGTAACATCCATTCCTATTTTTTCCCGCATATTTTTTAAATGATAATCCAATAGAAATCTCGCTTCTTTTTCCTGATCTTTTTCTGCTTCACCTGTAAGAATATACAAAGCCAGGGCTACTTCTTTTCCTATATCCTCGGGGCTCTCACCAGACGGAACAACTGCAAAGCGCTCCGGCTCTTGATTGAGCTGAACGCCTCCCTGTTGGATGAGGTCGCTTCCCTTAACCGTCTTCGCCTTGTGACCCTCAGCATCAATAATATAGTCATAGCCGGCATTGATCTTCCAGTCTTCCTTGACTACCTCTATTGGCTTGTCTTTCGGGGCGTCTTCGCTTGGGATTTCAATCATAGTCATCTTTATTGGTTCTCCTCTTGCATCAGTGATCTTGATATCTCCTTTGCTGACGTCCTGGCCTGACTTCATTAAGCCTGAATCATCCATATACTTCTGAAACAAAGGGTCTGTTGCCGGCTTAATCACAGGCGGCTCTGTAGGGTCTAAAACCAGCATTCCCTGACCTGCATTTAT is part of the Nitrospinota bacterium genome and encodes:
- a CDS encoding FecR family protein, whose product is MRKNLNASLKIFFLLFSFLILFFLLSDFAYAAPIGKFTDIKGSVDITMVGKDSRPAKLGDGVNLGDIVQTKSKSQAEVTLVDSNIIRLLPASRVKISEYLVEKDQSKEILNLFRGTVQSIVKTAHTRIFGLGKKNIYEVHTPTAVIGVRGSEFKAFFKNGVSGAIFDKGSGYCYNINLPDILKNINAGQGMLVLDPTEPPVIKPATDPLFQKYMDDSGLMKSGQDVSKGDIKITDARGEPIKMTMIEIPSEDAPKDKPIEVVKEDWKINAGYDYIIDAEGHKAKTVKGSDLIQQGGVQLNQEPERFAVVPSGESPEDIGKEVALALYILTGEAEKDQEKEARFLLDYHLKNMREKIGMDVTEKEDDRSIVRHLQPIFIFDTNWEPSREILEAWNLIAKDEVKPHLGILSGTDSSTTAIPGGVLFGVDSIFSVYGTPESGDKKDSATEKATDMFAFEWLSPDDDIAIDE